Proteins encoded together in one Eublepharis macularius isolate TG4126 chromosome 2, MPM_Emac_v1.0, whole genome shotgun sequence window:
- the GSC gene encoding homeobox protein goosecoid, which translates to MPAGMFSIDNILAARPRCKESGPLQPPSAAPVVFSAGLHGGDSLYGSAGGGGGGDYGGYYARAVAPASNLPALGGARLGAYGNYYYGQLHVQASAVGPACCSAVQPLGAQQCSCVPAAGYEGTGSVLMSPVPHQMLPYMNVGTLSRTELQLLNQLHCRRKRRHRTIFTDEQLEALENLFQETKYPDVGTREQLARRVHLREEKVEVWFKNRRAKWRRQKRSSSEESENAQKWNKASKTSPEKSQEENKSDLDSDS; encoded by the exons ATGCCTGCCGGCATGTTCAGCATCGACAACATCCTGGCGGCCCGGCCGCGCTGCAAGGAGTCGGGGCCGCTGCAGCCGCCCAGCGCCGCGCCCGTCGTCTTCTCGGCCGGCCTGCACGGGGGGGACTCGCTCTACGGCtcggccggcggcggcggcggcggagacTATGGCGGGTACTACGCGCGGGCCGTGGCCCCCGCCTCCAACCTGCCCGCGCTCGGCGGGGCCCGCCTGGGAGCCTACGGCAACTACTACTACGGGCAGCTGCACGTCCAGGCGTCCGCCGTCGGCCCGGCCTGCTGCAGCGCCGTGCAGCCTCTGGGggcccagcagtgctcctgcgtCCCGGCCGCAG GCTACGAGGGTACCGGCTCAGTCCTCATGTCCCCCGTGCCCCATCAGATGCTGCCCTATATGAACGTTGGCACCTTGTCGCGGACTGAATTGCAGCTACTGAATCAACTCCACTGCCGGAGAAAAAGGAGGCACCGGACCATCTTCACGGACGAACAGTTGGAGGCTCTGGAAAACCTCTTCCAGGAAACCAAATACCCAGACGTGGGTACCCGGGAACAGCTGGCCAGGAGGGTGCATTTGCGGGAGGAGAAAGTGGAG GTTTGGTTCAAGAACCGGCGGGCTAAATGGAGAAGGCAAAAGAGATCTTCTTCGGAGGAGTCAGAAAACGCCCAGAAATGGAATAAAGCTTCCAAAACGTCCCCGGAGAAGAGCCAGGAGGAAAACAAAAGCGATTTGGACTCCGATAGCTGA